A part of Streptomyces sp. NBC_01497 genomic DNA contains:
- a CDS encoding SRPBCC family protein, whose amino-acid sequence MNAHRSADALTVADGRNVLTMVRGFPQPPSAVWAALTEPAALSQWFPFQVDLDPRPGGTIAFAAPVSEVPLTTGTVTEVRAPLVFAFNWGADHLSWAVTADGEGSRLTLAHTFDDRAGAPSFAAGWDLCMAALGRLLDGAPVEQRRDEGQSHDAYVHLFGLDRGTVTAVGDTRTVRFERQLVGAAERVWEVLADGIEPVPGLPVPVGFTDRDVTAGHVTEVRPPHFLSYEWTDGGTVGWELNEGTGYGARLVLTQTGPKTFDTQAALAAWRARIEDLAGRLRTR is encoded by the coding sequence ATGAACGCACACCGCAGCGCGGACGCCCTCACGGTCGCCGACGGCCGCAACGTCCTGACCATGGTCCGCGGGTTCCCGCAGCCGCCGAGCGCGGTGTGGGCGGCGCTCACCGAACCGGCCGCCCTGTCTCAATGGTTTCCCTTCCAGGTCGACCTGGATCCGCGCCCCGGTGGCACGATCGCGTTCGCGGCCCCCGTCAGCGAGGTCCCCCTGACCACCGGGACCGTCACCGAGGTGCGGGCCCCGCTCGTCTTCGCGTTCAACTGGGGCGCCGACCACCTGTCCTGGGCGGTCACGGCGGACGGTGAGGGATCACGGCTGACACTGGCGCACACCTTCGACGACCGGGCGGGCGCGCCCAGCTTCGCCGCCGGCTGGGATCTGTGCATGGCCGCGCTCGGCCGGCTGCTCGACGGGGCGCCGGTGGAGCAGCGCCGCGACGAGGGCCAGAGCCACGACGCGTACGTCCATCTCTTCGGACTGGACCGTGGCACCGTCACGGCGGTGGGCGACACCCGTACCGTGCGCTTCGAACGGCAGCTCGTCGGCGCGGCCGAGCGGGTCTGGGAGGTGCTGGCGGACGGCATCGAGCCCGTGCCCGGTCTGCCGGTGCCGGTCGGTTTCACCGACCGGGACGTGACCGCGGGACATGTCACCGAGGTGCGTCCGCCGCACTTCCTCAGCTACGAGTGGACCGACGGCGGCACGGTCGGCTGGGAACTGAATGAGGGCACCGGCTACGGCGCCCGGCTCGTGCTCACCCAGACGGGCCCGAAGACCTTTGACACACAGGCGGCGCTCGCCGCGTGGCGCGCCAGGATCGAGGATCTGGCGGGCCGCCTGCGAACGCGCTGA
- a CDS encoding MgtC/SapB family protein, which produces MQALAVPLFDPAAGQGGRQFAELGLALLLSTLIGAERARQQKSAGLRTHTLVGVGSALFMEVSQHGFNAVLGLQNVSFDPSRVAAQIISGIGFIGGGLIFVRRDAVRGLTTAATVWVTCAVGMACGGGLPLLAIGVTGVHYLVVQGYPWATRRIPALSTPEVSRLHLAYRIGTGVLTRVLEFTAARGFQVVQVRVDRAAPPPDEEGALPRTGEAGTALVYVDVEGSGSVAGLVAELSEFEELLSVSSLRGEEDAGI; this is translated from the coding sequence TTGCAAGCCTTGGCTGTTCCCCTGTTCGATCCGGCAGCCGGACAAGGTGGCCGTCAGTTCGCCGAGCTGGGGCTGGCTCTGCTCCTGTCGACGCTGATCGGGGCCGAGCGCGCCCGTCAGCAGAAGAGCGCGGGTCTGCGGACGCACACCCTGGTCGGCGTCGGCAGCGCGCTGTTCATGGAGGTTTCGCAGCACGGCTTCAACGCGGTGCTCGGCCTGCAGAACGTGTCCTTCGACCCGTCGCGTGTGGCGGCCCAGATCATCTCGGGCATCGGCTTCATCGGCGGCGGCCTGATCTTCGTACGGCGCGACGCGGTGCGCGGCCTGACGACGGCCGCCACGGTATGGGTGACCTGTGCCGTGGGCATGGCGTGCGGCGGCGGACTGCCGCTGCTGGCCATCGGGGTGACGGGCGTGCACTACCTGGTCGTCCAGGGCTATCCGTGGGCGACCCGGCGCATCCCCGCCCTTTCGACGCCCGAGGTGTCCCGGCTCCATCTGGCGTACCGGATCGGCACGGGCGTGCTGACGCGGGTTCTGGAGTTCACCGCCGCGCGGGGGTTCCAGGTCGTGCAGGTACGGGTGGACCGTGCGGCGCCACCGCCGGACGAGGAAGGCGCGCTCCCCAGAACCGGCGAAGCGGGCACCGCGCTCGTCTACGTCGACGTCGAGGGCAGCGGCAGCGTGGCCGGCCTGGTGGCGGAGCTCTCGGAGTTCGAGGAGCTGCTGAGCGTGTCGTCGCTGCGGGGCGAGGAGGACGCGGGCATCTGA